One Synechococcus sp. PROS-9-1 DNA window includes the following coding sequences:
- the polA gene encoding DNA polymerase I, with the protein MSPTSDQPLLLLVDGHSLAFRSFYAFSKGGEGGLATKDGIPTSVTYGFLKALLDNCKGLKPNSVTIAFDTAEPTFRHKADPNYKAHRDVAPAHFFQDLEQLQEILKTQLQLPLCLAPGFEADDVLGTLANRAAADGWSVRILSGDRDLFQLVDDSRNIAVLYMGGGPYAKSSGPTLIDEAGVQAKLGVAPTKVVELKALTGDSSDNIPGVKGVGPKTAISLLKDNDDLDGVYRALAEVEEEGPNASRGAIKGALKAKLANDKDNAYLSRHLAEILVDIPLPEEPKLDLGSVDGEGLSQRLQELELNSLIRQVPNFVATFSSGGLAANAHLLATAEEPRTIKAEATKSAEPSGLDAPAEATSAAASSQTQPLLQPGLVQNLDQLKTLLKQLMSCRDPLAPVALDTETTDLNPFRAQLVGIGVCWGAAASDLAYIPVSHRGDPDPEQLPLETVLQAFAPWLASNEHPKALQNAKYDRLILLRHGLPLAGVVMDTLLADYLRDAAAKHGLDVMAERDYGIRPTLFSDLVGKAKDGKASNFSEVPLEQAAQYCGMDVYLTRKLAIDLNKQLEELGPQLPDLLSKVELPLEPVLAVMEATGIRIDVPYLAGLSSEIGATLEQLESKAKQVAEVDFNLASPKQLGELLFNTLGLDRKKSRRTKTGYSTDATVLEKLEHDHPVVPLVLEHRVLSKLKSTYVDALPQLVEAETGRVHTDFNQAVTATGRLSSSNPNLQNIPIRTQFSRRIRKAFLPQQGWQLLSADYSQIELRILTHLSGEEVLQQAYRDGDDVHALTARLLLDKDEVSADERRLGKTINFGVIYGMGAQRFARETGVSQSEAKDFLSKYKQRYPKVFAFLELQERLALSQGYVETILGRRRPFHFDRNGLGRLSGMDPLEINLDVARRGGMEAQQLRAAANAPIQGSSADIIKLAMVQLQAELESKNLPARLLLQVHDELVLETEPEALDVIQELVVQTMKNAIHLSVPLEVETGRGANWMECK; encoded by the coding sequence ATGAGCCCCACCTCCGATCAACCCCTGCTTCTGCTGGTGGACGGACACTCACTGGCGTTCCGCAGTTTTTATGCCTTCAGCAAAGGCGGTGAGGGTGGACTGGCCACCAAAGATGGAATTCCAACGAGCGTGACCTATGGATTTCTCAAGGCTCTGCTCGATAACTGCAAAGGGCTGAAGCCCAACAGTGTGACGATCGCCTTCGATACGGCTGAACCCACCTTTCGCCATAAGGCAGATCCCAACTACAAAGCTCATCGCGACGTCGCACCCGCTCACTTCTTCCAAGACCTTGAGCAGCTCCAAGAGATTCTGAAGACCCAGCTGCAACTGCCGCTCTGCCTGGCCCCGGGCTTTGAAGCCGACGATGTGCTCGGCACCCTGGCCAACCGCGCCGCGGCCGATGGCTGGAGCGTGCGCATTCTGAGCGGCGATCGCGACCTCTTCCAACTGGTGGACGACAGTCGCAACATCGCTGTCCTTTACATGGGCGGCGGGCCCTATGCCAAAAGCAGCGGTCCCACCTTGATCGATGAAGCTGGCGTACAAGCCAAGCTCGGCGTGGCTCCCACCAAGGTGGTTGAACTCAAGGCTCTTACTGGAGATAGCTCCGACAACATTCCTGGCGTGAAGGGAGTGGGTCCAAAAACAGCGATCAGCCTGCTGAAAGACAACGACGATCTCGATGGGGTGTATCGGGCCCTGGCCGAAGTGGAAGAGGAGGGGCCAAACGCGAGTCGAGGCGCCATTAAAGGGGCACTGAAAGCCAAACTTGCCAACGACAAAGACAATGCCTACCTGTCACGGCACCTGGCTGAAATCCTGGTGGACATTCCCTTGCCAGAGGAGCCCAAACTCGACCTGGGCAGTGTTGACGGTGAGGGCCTGAGTCAGCGTCTGCAGGAGCTCGAGCTGAACAGCCTGATCCGTCAGGTCCCCAACTTTGTGGCCACCTTTTCCAGTGGTGGATTAGCGGCCAATGCCCATCTCCTTGCCACAGCGGAGGAGCCACGAACCATCAAGGCTGAGGCCACAAAATCAGCTGAACCATCAGGACTCGATGCGCCAGCCGAAGCGACATCCGCCGCCGCTTCCAGCCAAACCCAACCGCTCTTACAACCTGGACTCGTTCAAAACCTTGATCAACTCAAGACGCTGCTGAAGCAGTTAATGAGCTGCCGTGATCCCCTGGCCCCCGTTGCCCTCGACACGGAAACCACCGACCTCAATCCATTCCGAGCTCAACTCGTAGGGATTGGCGTCTGCTGGGGAGCAGCAGCTAGCGATTTGGCTTACATCCCAGTGAGTCATCGCGGAGACCCTGATCCAGAGCAATTGCCACTGGAAACGGTGCTGCAAGCCTTTGCTCCTTGGTTGGCCAGTAACGAGCACCCCAAGGCGCTCCAGAACGCCAAATACGATCGCCTGATTTTGTTGAGACACGGCCTCCCCCTTGCCGGCGTCGTCATGGACACCCTGCTGGCTGATTACCTCAGGGATGCGGCAGCGAAACATGGCCTGGATGTGATGGCCGAGCGGGATTACGGCATTCGTCCCACCCTGTTTAGTGATCTGGTGGGCAAAGCCAAAGACGGCAAGGCCAGCAATTTCTCCGAGGTGCCCCTGGAACAAGCCGCTCAGTACTGCGGCATGGATGTGTATCTCACCCGCAAACTCGCGATCGACCTCAACAAGCAACTGGAGGAATTAGGCCCCCAGCTTCCGGACTTGCTCAGCAAAGTGGAGCTGCCCCTTGAGCCCGTGCTGGCCGTGATGGAGGCCACCGGTATTCGCATCGATGTGCCCTACCTAGCGGGGCTCTCCTCAGAAATCGGAGCCACTCTCGAACAACTGGAATCGAAAGCAAAACAAGTTGCAGAGGTGGATTTCAACCTCGCGTCCCCGAAGCAACTCGGTGAATTGCTGTTCAACACCCTCGGACTGGACCGCAAAAAATCACGTCGCACCAAAACCGGATACAGCACTGATGCCACCGTGCTCGAGAAGCTGGAACACGATCACCCCGTTGTGCCCCTGGTGCTTGAACATCGGGTGCTGAGCAAATTGAAGAGCACCTATGTGGATGCCTTGCCGCAACTGGTGGAAGCTGAAACCGGACGGGTCCACACCGACTTCAATCAGGCTGTGACCGCCACAGGCCGGCTAAGCAGCAGCAACCCCAACCTGCAGAACATTCCTATTCGGACCCAATTTTCCAGAAGAATTCGCAAGGCGTTTCTGCCCCAACAGGGCTGGCAATTGCTCAGCGCCGATTATTCCCAAATCGAACTACGCATCCTCACGCATCTATCCGGAGAAGAAGTCCTGCAACAGGCTTATCGCGATGGAGACGATGTGCATGCCCTCACCGCTCGCTTGCTTCTCGACAAAGACGAGGTGTCGGCCGACGAACGACGCTTAGGCAAAACGATCAATTTCGGCGTGATTTATGGCATGGGTGCCCAGCGATTCGCGCGCGAAACAGGTGTCAGCCAAAGCGAAGCAAAAGACTTTTTAAGCAAATACAAACAGCGCTATCCCAAGGTCTTCGCTTTTCTTGAACTTCAAGAACGTCTCGCCCTCAGCCAAGGCTATGTGGAAACCATTTTGGGGCGCAGGCGTCCTTTCCACTTCGATCGCAATGGTCTGGGCCGCCTCAGCGGCATGGATCCACTCGAGATCAATTTGGACGTGGCGCGACGCGGCGGAATGGAGGCGCAGCAACTTCGCGCCGCGGCCAATGCTCCCATCCAGGGTTCCAGTGCCGACATCATCAAGCTGGCGATGGTGCAGCTTCAAGCAGAACTTGAAAGCAAAAATTTGCCAGCAAGACTTCTTCTACAAGTGCATGATGAACTCGTGCTCGAAACAGAACCCGAGGCGCTTGACGTTATTCAGGAACTCGTGGTGCAAACCATGAAAAATGCCATCCATCTTTCTGTTCCCTTAGAGGTAGAAACAGGACGTGGAGCCAATTGGATGGAATGCAAATAA
- the cysS gene encoding cysteine--tRNA ligase produces MSSLRFTNTITRRTEPFLPLKPGEVSIYCCGVTVYDLCHLGHARSYINWDVLRRYLIWCGYAVTFVQNFTDIDDKILKRAAEESSSMDEVSERNIDAFHQDMDALGILRPDRMPRATRCLDSIRGLIAELEAKGAAYSADGDVYFAVMKHAGYGKLSGRDLNEQQENAAGRVADAEEARKRHPFDFALWKRAKVDEPSFPSPWGDGRPGWHIECSAMVREELGDTIDIHLGGADLVFPHHENEIAQSEAATGSELARVWLHNGMVNVGGEKMSKSLGNFTTIRALLQSGLSAMALRLFVLQAHYRKPLDFTPEALEAATTGWKGLNAALKLGENHAAALGWGDQTALSVEAVSAGLSANGPFEELEQRFIAAMDDDLNSSGALAVLFDLARPLRGLANRLDRGDQPDQPANELSEQHTRWMVLRELAAVLGLRSETNDSKPSDNDSVDAQAIEQAIADRKAAKQAKNYLEADRIRKTLSDQGIELIDKPGGLTDWRML; encoded by the coding sequence ATGTCTTCCCTGCGGTTTACCAACACCATCACCCGCCGCACGGAACCCTTTCTCCCACTTAAACCAGGAGAGGTGAGCATTTATTGCTGTGGGGTCACGGTCTATGACCTCTGCCATCTCGGTCATGCCCGCAGCTACATCAACTGGGATGTGTTGCGTCGCTACTTGATCTGGTGCGGCTACGCGGTGACGTTCGTTCAAAATTTCACCGACATTGACGACAAGATCCTCAAACGTGCTGCTGAAGAATCCTCATCCATGGATGAGGTGAGCGAGCGAAACATCGATGCCTTTCATCAGGACATGGATGCTCTTGGGATCTTGCGCCCTGACCGCATGCCCCGCGCCACCCGTTGTCTCGACAGCATCCGTGGCTTAATCGCAGAGCTTGAAGCCAAAGGTGCGGCCTACTCCGCAGATGGCGATGTCTATTTCGCCGTGATGAAGCACGCGGGCTACGGAAAGCTCAGCGGTCGAGACCTCAATGAGCAACAGGAGAATGCTGCGGGTCGCGTCGCCGATGCGGAAGAAGCACGCAAGCGGCACCCCTTTGATTTCGCCCTTTGGAAACGCGCAAAAGTCGATGAGCCAAGCTTTCCATCTCCCTGGGGCGACGGACGCCCCGGATGGCACATCGAATGTTCGGCGATGGTTCGTGAAGAACTCGGCGACACCATCGACATCCATCTCGGCGGAGCTGATTTGGTCTTTCCCCATCATGAAAATGAAATCGCCCAGTCGGAAGCAGCCACAGGATCCGAACTAGCGCGGGTTTGGCTGCACAACGGCATGGTGAATGTGGGTGGAGAAAAGATGAGCAAATCACTCGGCAACTTCACCACAATCCGCGCACTCCTACAAAGCGGACTCTCCGCAATGGCCCTGCGCCTGTTTGTGCTGCAAGCCCACTACCGCAAGCCCCTGGACTTCACTCCCGAAGCACTGGAAGCAGCCACCACAGGCTGGAAAGGATTGAATGCAGCGCTCAAATTGGGGGAAAACCACGCCGCCGCTTTGGGATGGGGCGATCAAACGGCCCTCAGCGTGGAAGCAGTCAGCGCTGGACTGAGCGCCAACGGCCCCTTTGAAGAGCTTGAGCAACGGTTCATCGCCGCCATGGATGATGACCTCAACAGCTCTGGTGCCCTAGCCGTGCTGTTTGATCTCGCCCGTCCACTCCGCGGATTAGCCAATCGCCTGGATCGAGGCGACCAGCCTGACCAGCCAGCCAACGAACTGAGCGAACAGCACACACGCTGGATGGTGTTGCGCGAACTGGCTGCCGTTCTTGGTTTACGCAGCGAAACCAACGACTCCAAACCATCAGACAATGATTCCGTCGATGCGCAAGCGATTGAACAGGCGATTGCCGATCGCAAAGCAGCGAAACAAGCGAAAAATTATCTAGAAGCGGATCGCATCCGCAAGACCCTCAGTGACCAAGGCATTGAGCTCATCGATAAGCCAGGTGGACTCACCGATTG
- the ychF gene encoding redox-regulated ATPase YchF, translated as MLKAGIVGLPNVGKSTLFNALVANAQAQAANFPFCTIEPNVGTVAVPDDRLQKLSDLSKSKELIPTRMEFVDIAGLVKGASQGEGLGNKFLSNIREVDAIVHVVRCFEDDDVIHVSGSVGPARDAEVINLELGLADLSQIEKRRERLKKQMRTSKEAQVEDEALARIQEVLEAGGAARSIELSDEEALMIKPLGLLTAKPIIYATNVSEDDLAAGNSYCEEVAALAEKEGAESVRISAQVEAELVELGAEECADYLQGLGVSEGGLRSLIRATYRLLGLRTYFTTGEKETRAWTFRAGMTAPQTAGVIHTDFERGFIRAQTIGWEKLLEAGSLSEARNKGWLRSEGKDYLVAEGDVMEFLFNV; from the coding sequence ATGCTTAAAGCTGGAATCGTCGGATTGCCCAACGTTGGCAAATCCACCTTGTTCAATGCCCTGGTGGCTAATGCGCAGGCTCAGGCTGCCAATTTTCCGTTCTGCACGATTGAGCCGAATGTGGGCACAGTGGCGGTTCCCGATGACCGCCTCCAAAAGCTCTCCGACCTCAGCAAGAGCAAAGAGCTGATCCCCACGCGGATGGAGTTTGTGGATATCGCCGGTTTGGTGAAGGGTGCCAGTCAAGGCGAAGGCTTGGGCAATAAGTTCCTGTCCAATATTCGTGAGGTCGACGCGATTGTTCATGTGGTGCGTTGCTTTGAAGACGACGATGTGATTCACGTGTCTGGATCGGTGGGACCTGCTCGCGATGCAGAGGTGATCAATCTTGAGCTTGGCTTGGCCGATCTCTCTCAGATCGAAAAGCGGCGGGAGCGGCTGAAGAAGCAAATGCGCACGAGTAAAGAAGCGCAGGTGGAAGATGAGGCGCTTGCACGCATCCAAGAGGTGCTCGAAGCCGGTGGCGCCGCACGCAGCATTGAGCTGAGCGATGAAGAAGCTCTGATGATCAAGCCGCTCGGACTGCTCACCGCCAAGCCAATTATTTACGCCACCAATGTGAGCGAAGACGACTTGGCTGCGGGCAATAGCTACTGCGAAGAAGTTGCGGCCCTTGCCGAGAAAGAAGGTGCTGAGTCCGTCCGCATTTCAGCTCAGGTGGAAGCCGAGTTGGTTGAGTTGGGTGCTGAAGAATGCGCTGATTATTTGCAAGGGCTGGGCGTAAGTGAAGGAGGGTTGCGCAGTCTCATTCGTGCCACCTATCGCTTGTTGGGTTTACGCACCTATTTCACAACTGGTGAAAAGGAAACACGGGCTTGGACCTTCCGTGCCGGGATGACCGCACCGCAAACAGCAGGGGTGATTCACACTGATTTTGAACGTGGATTCATCCGTGCTCAAACCATCGGTTGGGAGAAGTTGCTGGAGGCTGGCTCACTTTCTGAAGCTCGAAATAAGGGCTGGTTGCGCAGTGAAGGGAAGGACTATCTCGTGGCCGAGGGTGATGTGATGGAATTTTTGTTTAATGTTTAA
- a CDS encoding efflux RND transporter periplasmic adaptor subunit gives MVSQQRQTPLLAKDHDLTSLTRLSGNRRRRKRLVMAGVAAAVVGGGSLVWMLTSNRSGSRDLSDYTVEATRGSLPGVVTASGELEAIRRVNVSPKRQGLLDALLVDEGVRVEKGQVLARMDRGDFQDRMDEFLALARQAKADYEAKASDYKRRQTLFASGAISAADRDDYRARYLSSKANFEATQERIQQRDVEGGELLIRAPFSGVITERYAEPGSFVTPTTAASSSAGATSSSIVELSQGLEVTAKVPESDIGRIKIGQVANVRVDAFPDQSFAAEVRDIAPRAEKTNNVISFEVELTLLNPPPILRIGMTADVNFQTGRTAASTLVPTVAIVTEDGKPGVLLVGKNDQPTFQAIELGSSGGSQSAILSGVKPGTLVFIDLPPWAKQRD, from the coding sequence ATGGTCAGCCAACAACGGCAAACCCCATTACTCGCCAAGGACCATGACTTGACCTCTCTTACTCGCCTCAGCGGAAATCGAAGACGACGCAAACGCCTGGTCATGGCTGGCGTAGCTGCAGCAGTTGTGGGCGGTGGCAGTTTGGTTTGGATGCTGACCAGCAACCGCAGCGGAAGTCGCGACCTATCCGACTACACCGTTGAAGCCACCCGTGGCTCCCTTCCTGGTGTGGTCACCGCTAGCGGCGAGCTAGAGGCGATTCGCCGCGTCAACGTGAGCCCAAAACGGCAGGGATTACTCGATGCCTTGCTCGTTGATGAAGGAGTCCGCGTTGAGAAAGGGCAGGTGCTTGCTCGCATGGATCGGGGAGACTTTCAAGACCGTATGGATGAATTCCTGGCTTTGGCGCGTCAAGCCAAAGCCGACTATGAAGCCAAAGCCTCTGACTACAAACGCCGTCAGACGTTATTTGCTAGTGGTGCGATTAGCGCAGCAGATAGAGATGATTATCGAGCCCGCTACCTCAGTAGCAAAGCCAATTTTGAAGCGACACAAGAAAGGATTCAGCAGCGAGATGTGGAGGGTGGTGAACTCTTAATCAGGGCCCCATTCAGCGGGGTGATTACAGAGCGCTATGCCGAACCCGGCTCCTTTGTGACACCCACCACCGCAGCATCCTCATCAGCAGGCGCCACTAGCTCCTCGATTGTTGAGCTCTCCCAGGGCCTTGAAGTCACAGCAAAAGTTCCAGAAAGTGATATCGGTCGTATCAAAATCGGCCAGGTTGCAAACGTCCGCGTTGATGCGTTCCCTGATCAAAGTTTTGCCGCTGAAGTTCGCGACATCGCACCGCGCGCCGAGAAAACCAACAATGTGATCTCGTTTGAAGTGGAACTCACCCTTCTGAATCCACCTCCGATCCTGCGCATCGGCATGACGGCAGACGTGAACTTTCAAACCGGACGCACCGCAGCAAGCACCTTGGTGCCAACCGTGGCGATCGTGACGGAGGATGGCAAACCAGGCGTGTTGTTGGTGGGCAAGAACGATCAACCCACATTCCAGGCCATCGAACTTGGCTCTAGCGGCGGCAGCCAGAGTGCGATTCTCTCCGGAGTGAAACCTGGAACCCTGGTGTTCATCGATTTGCCGCCCTGGGCGAAACAACGCGACTAA